Proteins from a single region of Butyrivibrio fibrisolvens:
- a CDS encoding GNAT family N-acetyltransferase, producing the protein MDMIIRLMTIDDYEKVYHLWLSCEGMGLNNLDDSKEGIAKYLDRNPNTCFVAEMSDEIIGVIIAGHDGRRGFIYHTAVNSDYRNQGIATKLVDAAMDALKANGINKVALVVFDRNVTGNAFWAKAGFTVRDDLVYRNKANVEMIRIDT; encoded by the coding sequence ATGGATATGATTATACGACTAATGACAATTGACGACTACGAAAAGGTGTATCATTTGTGGCTTTCTTGTGAAGGAATGGGGCTAAATAACCTTGATGATTCCAAAGAAGGGATTGCTAAATATCTTGATAGAAATCCGAATACTTGCTTTGTCGCCGAAATGTCAGATGAGATTATCGGTGTAATTATTGCAGGGCATGATGGAAGACGTGGGTTTATTTATCACACTGCGGTTAATTCTGATTATAGGAATCAAGGAATTGCGACTAAACTTGTAGATGCAGCTATGGATGCACTTAAGGCAAATGGAATAAATAAAGTTGCGTTAGTCGTTTTTGATAGAAATGTCACGGGAAATGCGTTTTGGGCTAAAGCTGGGTTTACTGTTAGAGATGATTTAGTATACAGAAACAAGGCTAATGTGGAAATGATAAGGATAGACACATAA
- a CDS encoding helix-turn-helix transcriptional regulator, with amino-acid sequence MNLNSFAKLISEKRKALGLSMTDVSEKTGINIEVLEKYEKGIQKPTAGDIKSLGKILDIPPVILMHGHGIMHSSGFDEDGHRTSKWTEF; translated from the coding sequence ATGAATCTGAATTCTTTTGCTAAATTGATATCGGAAAAGCGAAAAGCTTTAGGGTTATCGATGACCGATGTTTCTGAAAAGACAGGTATTAATATCGAAGTTTTGGAAAAGTATGAAAAAGGTATACAAAAGCCTACTGCAGGTGATATTAAAAGTCTTGGAAAGATTCTAGATATCCCACCTGTTATACTTATGCATGGCCATGGAATCATGCATTCTAGTGGCTTTGACGAGGATGGACATAGAACATCAAAATGGACTGAGTTTTAA
- a CDS encoding HD domain-containing protein, producing the protein MDERLKKQLDFALEVDKEKNIFRQTHLSGHGRNENDAEHAWHMALMAYLLKEYSNEPVDIAKVMLMCLIHDVVEIDAGDTYAYDADGLKTQKEREDRAKERIFSLLPEDQKADLIALFDEFEAYETPESKYAHAMDNLQPLILNNSNGGSDWKEHGVTSSQVYGRQSKTKLGSEKLYQEVVDKIIKEQIKKGNIKE; encoded by the coding sequence ATGGATGAGAGACTTAAGAAACAGCTGGATTTTGCATTAGAAGTTGATAAGGAAAAGAATATTTTTAGACAGACCCATCTTTCAGGCCATGGCAGAAACGAGAACGACGCAGAGCATGCCTGGCATATGGCGCTGATGGCGTATCTTTTAAAAGAGTATTCTAATGAGCCTGTGGACATCGCCAAAGTCATGCTTATGTGCCTGATACATGATGTGGTAGAAATCGATGCCGGAGATACTTATGCTTATGATGCAGACGGTCTTAAGACTCAGAAAGAGCGTGAAGATAGGGCAAAAGAAAGAATCTTCTCACTTCTACCGGAAGACCAGAAAGCAGATTTGATAGCTCTTTTTGATGAGTTTGAAGCATATGAGACGCCGGAGTCAAAATATGCCCATGCCATGGATAATCTTCAGCCACTGATCCTTAACAACAGTAACGGGGGCTCAGACTGGAAAGAACATGGCGTTACTTCCAGTCAGGTCTATGGTCGACAGAGTAAGACCAAACTCGGCTCTGAGAAACTGTATCAGGAAGTTGTCGATAAGATTATTAAGGAGCAAATAAAAAAGGGAAATATCAAGGAATGA
- the msrA gene encoding peptide-methionine (S)-S-oxide reductase MsrA, whose protein sequence is MNEAYFAGGCFWCVTPIYKMYGVDEVICGYAGGDEVNPTYEQVKHQETGHRETIKLVYNPEKVSYERLLDIYFANVDPFDAEGQFIDKGFSYTLAIFYKTEEEKEIAQKKIAEIEKSSGKEAQVALLPYKNFYEAEEYHQDYYLKNPEAFEKELIESGRKKQ, encoded by the coding sequence ATGAATGAAGCATATTTTGCAGGCGGATGTTTTTGGTGCGTAACACCAATTTATAAGATGTACGGAGTGGATGAGGTTATCTGCGGTTATGCAGGAGGAGACGAAGTTAATCCTACCTATGAGCAGGTAAAGCATCAGGAAACAGGTCATAGAGAGACGATCAAACTCGTCTACAATCCTGAGAAAGTCTCATATGAAAGACTTTTAGATATTTACTTTGCTAACGTTGATCCTTTTGATGCAGAGGGCCAGTTCATCGACAAGGGATTTTCATATACCCTTGCGATCTTCTATAAAACTGAAGAAGAAAAAGAGATTGCTCAAAAGAAGATAGCCGAAATTGAAAAAAGCTCCGGTAAAGAGGCACAGGTAGCTCTTTTACCATATAAGAATTTCTATGAGGCGGAAGAATATCATCAGGATTATTACCTGAAAAATCCTGAGGCTTTTGAGAAGGAACTTATTGAATCAGGTAGAAAAAAGCAGTAG
- a CDS encoding cysteine hydrolase family protein: protein MKQLTNGWRGLKTMIVLVIDIQKGITDDRLYNYETFLESTKRVIDTARKNNVEVIYVQHDDGPGTGFSVGDVDFEIADQVAPKEGEKIYTKEINSCFGNKELAGYLDEQADKTLMIVGLQTNFCIDASVKSAFERGYKVIIPEGTNSTFDNDYMDGETTYKYYNDMMWPKRFADCVSLDEALGMMER from the coding sequence ATGAAACAATTAACAAATGGCTGGAGAGGACTTAAGACGATGATTGTATTAGTAATTGATATTCAAAAAGGCATTACAGATGACAGGCTCTATAACTATGAGACTTTTCTCGAAAGTACGAAACGTGTCATTGATACTGCCCGTAAAAATAACGTAGAAGTTATCTATGTTCAGCATGATGACGGCCCAGGAACAGGCTTTTCTGTAGGCGATGTGGATTTTGAGATTGCCGATCAGGTTGCTCCTAAAGAAGGAGAGAAGATATATACTAAAGAAATTAATAGCTGCTTTGGTAATAAAGAGCTTGCAGGATATCTTGATGAGCAAGCTGACAAAACGCTGATGATCGTAGGTCTTCAGACGAATTTCTGCATTGATGCCTCAGTGAAATCTGCTTTTGAAAGAGGATATAAAGTCATAATACCGGAAGGTACGAACTCGACTTTTGATAACGACTATATGGACGGTGAGACAACCTACAAGTATTACAACGACATGATGTGGCCAAAGAGATTTGCAGATTGCGTTTCTTTGGACGAAGCACTTGGAATGATGGAGAGATAA
- a CDS encoding GNAT family N-acetyltransferase gives MVIKQLNYDEYKGKQYKAEIRSDKYLSIEPEGEGFSIEWKKADNEIVEPLTDDMLSEWLDNPIAYGAFEGDTLIGFVEGFFEDWNNRYRISNICVFATDLRSKGVGTALLEKIMEDAVKSGARMAVLETQSYNSKAISFYKKNGFELIGFDRYAYSNDGPKEHNMRIEMGKKL, from the coding sequence ATGGTAATTAAACAACTTAATTATGATGAATACAAAGGAAAGCAGTATAAAGCTGAGATTCGTTCAGATAAATACCTTTCCATCGAACCAGAAGGCGAAGGCTTCTCCATTGAATGGAAAAAAGCAGACAACGAGATAGTTGAGCCCCTTACAGATGACATGTTGTCTGAATGGCTGGATAATCCTATAGCCTATGGCGCTTTTGAAGGAGATACACTCATTGGTTTTGTAGAAGGTTTCTTCGAAGATTGGAACAACAGATACAGAATCTCAAATATATGCGTATTCGCTACAGACCTTCGCAGTAAAGGTGTTGGCACAGCTCTTCTTGAGAAGATCATGGAAGATGCTGTAAAAAGCGGTGCAAGAATGGCGGTTCTGGAGACACAGAGCTACAATTCAAAAGCAATTTCTTTTTACAAGAAAAATGGATTTGAGCTTATAGGCTTTGACAGATATGCATACTCAAACGATGGACCAAAAGAGCATAACATGAGAATTGAGATGGGTAAGAAGCTGTGA
- a CDS encoding ABC transporter ATP-binding protein, producing MKLLLRLSKEAVRYRLLYVIAIFSTLMLTVINLAAPKALSEMTGIVSNGVDENGMKRIWILTAVLIGLYLGRILFRFLSNYLAHKAAWYLVGDLRTRTYDKLERMHIGYFHDKQTGDLMSRIVNDTRDFELLYAHMIPETITNIVTFIGVLIMLLTINVKLALITCAPIPLIFISGIIFSKKVRPFFRASQKKMGELNGKLQDNLSGLQEIQSFGREEYETQQVDEKNFEHVKAMLKALKISAIFHPCVEFISSIGTILVVAFGGYLAWKESLRVEDVVAFLLYLGLFYAPITGLANLLENMQQSMAGAERVITILDAPCEIKDKEGALALKDVKGEIRFENVSFSYETGGKILDDISFECEPGKMLALVGPTGVGKTTMTKLISRFYEPTNGHIYIDGNDINDITIESLRQNISPVLQDTFLFNGTIAENIGYAVPDADMDEIIEAAKAANIHKDIMNMPDGYDTLVGERGLRLSGGQKQRVAISRAILRKSPIIVLDEATASVDVETEKQIQEAINNITGKRTIVAIAHRLSTIRNADLILVIENCHIAERGTHEELVALGGIYSRMNKIQG from the coding sequence ATGAAATTGCTATTGAGGCTGAGTAAAGAGGCAGTAAGATACAGATTATTATATGTGATCGCAATCTTTTCAACCCTGATGCTTACTGTTATCAATCTTGCAGCGCCCAAGGCTCTGTCAGAGATGACAGGAATTGTAAGTAACGGCGTTGATGAAAACGGGATGAAGAGAATTTGGATTCTTACGGCCGTTCTTATTGGACTTTATCTTGGAAGGATCCTTTTCAGATTCCTTAGTAATTATCTTGCTCACAAAGCGGCATGGTACCTTGTGGGAGATCTCAGAACCCGTACTTATGATAAGCTTGAACGCATGCACATCGGATATTTCCATGATAAGCAGACTGGAGATCTGATGAGCCGTATAGTTAATGATACAAGGGATTTTGAACTTTTATATGCTCATATGATTCCGGAGACTATCACTAACATTGTGACTTTCATTGGCGTTCTCATAATGCTTCTTACTATCAATGTGAAGCTTGCTCTTATTACATGTGCACCGATCCCTCTTATTTTTATATCCGGAATTATTTTTTCCAAAAAAGTTAGACCCTTCTTCAGGGCATCGCAGAAGAAAATGGGCGAACTTAACGGTAAGCTTCAGGATAACTTGTCTGGTCTTCAGGAGATACAGTCTTTTGGCAGAGAAGAATACGAGACGCAGCAGGTTGATGAGAAGAACTTCGAGCACGTAAAAGCTATGCTTAAGGCGCTTAAGATCAGTGCTATATTTCATCCTTGCGTTGAATTTATATCTTCTATAGGTACGATACTTGTTGTCGCTTTTGGCGGCTACCTTGCATGGAAAGAAAGTCTTAGAGTCGAGGATGTGGTTGCATTCCTTCTGTATCTTGGACTATTCTATGCTCCTATCACAGGGCTTGCCAACCTTCTTGAGAATATGCAACAGTCTATGGCAGGCGCTGAGCGAGTTATCACGATCCTTGATGCGCCTTGCGAGATCAAGGACAAGGAAGGGGCTCTTGCGTTAAAAGATGTAAAGGGTGAGATCAGGTTTGAGAATGTGAGCTTTTCGTATGAGACTGGTGGTAAGATCCTTGATGATATCTCTTTTGAATGCGAGCCTGGTAAGATGCTGGCTCTTGTAGGTCCTACCGGAGTTGGTAAGACTACTATGACCAAGCTTATATCAAGATTTTATGAACCTACCAATGGGCACATATATATTGATGGTAATGATATTAATGATATTACTATAGAGAGTCTCAGGCAGAATATCTCGCCTGTTCTTCAGGACACATTCCTTTTTAATGGAACTATTGCTGAGAATATCGGCTATGCAGTTCCTGATGCAGACATGGATGAGATCATAGAAGCGGCTAAGGCTGCCAATATTCATAAGGACATCATGAATATGCCTGATGGCTATGATACGCTGGTCGGCGAAAGAGGTCTTAGGCTTTCTGGCGGACAGAAGCAAAGGGTAGCTATTTCAAGAGCTATACTTCGAAAGTCCCCTATAATAGTACTTGATGAAGCTACAGCATCTGTCGATGTTGAGACGGAGAAACAGATTCAGGAAGCGATTAACAACATTACAGGTAAGCGTACGATCGTTGCAATTGCGCACAGGCTGTCAACTATTCGCAACGCAGATCTTATTCTTGTCATTGAAAACTGTCATATAGCAGAAAGAGGAACTCACGAAGAACTTGTGGCACTTGGCGGAATTTATTCTCGGATGAACAAGATACAGGGATGA
- a CDS encoding family 43 glycosylhydrolase translates to MKIKVFTREVNENNYPEGLARSVHFEVISDDGSAAPLNRNYGILFAKGAISKDNTIIPKGVQNPLIFNMEDGWIGIAAERVLENGEVDKDALNQKVLWKTKDLIHFEEENLISDDEISKYLPKEYESSDSIKKEFLSKNQIYADALEVDPEIAKKAEQYWNPIVCTGVTCKDDKSGILISYSDGSSREKKFGPDGRIHQQKFDFPLAKGYGDPVIFPWEGKWYFISTSDNRHDIGIYVREADDVHGLFAEGVTEHLILPFDPERGFEQTFWAPEFHVIGDELYILFAVSGHEWGPQCHMMKKKKGASIIEADSWEDPVKVRKMDGTPIGQGAITLDMTHVKTSKGSYLIWSYRQFIGHPNDTGSMLYIASIDEDKPWILTSEPVLLTRPLLGWENVSGTINNEGPYGFIHEGKLYVTYSGGAANSYTYAVGLLTADDDADLLDISSWTKSITPVLNFYSVKGVFGPGHNSFFTNEDGELMIAYHGETTIDSTLRCDGIRRVHFRADGTPYFQMSAAEDLMTYSESQI, encoded by the coding sequence ATGAAAATCAAAGTATTTACAAGAGAAGTTAATGAAAACAATTACCCGGAAGGGCTTGCAAGAAGTGTACATTTCGAAGTTATTTCTGATGACGGAAGCGCTGCACCTTTAAACAGAAACTACGGAATTCTTTTTGCAAAAGGTGCTATAAGCAAGGATAATACCATCATCCCAAAGGGTGTTCAGAATCCGCTTATATTCAATATGGAAGACGGATGGATCGGTATTGCTGCAGAAAGAGTCCTTGAAAACGGCGAGGTTGATAAGGATGCTTTAAACCAAAAAGTTCTTTGGAAAACCAAAGATCTGATTCACTTTGAAGAGGAAAACCTTATTTCTGATGATGAAATCTCCAAATATCTCCCCAAAGAATATGAATCATCAGATTCTATAAAAAAAGAGTTCCTGTCTAAAAATCAAATATATGCAGACGCCCTTGAAGTAGATCCCGAAATAGCAAAGAAAGCCGAGCAATACTGGAATCCAATAGTATGCACCGGTGTAACCTGCAAGGACGACAAGTCAGGTATACTAATTTCATACAGCGACGGATCTTCAAGAGAGAAAAAGTTTGGTCCGGATGGACGTATACACCAGCAGAAGTTTGACTTCCCTCTTGCAAAGGGATACGGCGATCCCGTTATTTTCCCATGGGAAGGAAAATGGTATTTCATATCAACCAGCGACAATCGTCATGATATAGGTATCTATGTGCGAGAAGCTGATGATGTACATGGTCTCTTTGCAGAAGGTGTCACCGAGCATCTCATCCTTCCATTTGATCCTGAAAGAGGCTTCGAGCAGACCTTCTGGGCACCCGAATTCCATGTGATCGGAGACGAATTATATATTCTTTTTGCTGTTAGCGGCCATGAGTGGGGTCCTCAGTGTCATATGATGAAGAAAAAGAAAGGCGCAAGTATCATAGAAGCTGACAGCTGGGAAGATCCTGTAAAGGTGCGCAAGATGGATGGAACGCCAATAGGACAAGGCGCCATAACCCTTGATATGACCCATGTTAAAACAAGCAAAGGTTCATATCTTATCTGGTCATACAGGCAGTTCATCGGACATCCGAATGATACTGGTTCCATGCTTTATATCGCATCCATTGATGAAGATAAGCCATGGATCCTTACAAGTGAACCTGTGCTCCTTACAAGACCTCTTCTTGGTTGGGAGAATGTATCAGGAACTATCAACAACGAAGGCCCTTATGGCTTTATCCATGAAGGAAAGCTCTATGTTACATATTCAGGCGGTGCAGCCAACTCTTATACCTATGCAGTTGGTCTTCTGACAGCTGATGACGATGCCGATCTGTTAGATATCTCCTCCTGGACCAAGAGCATTACACCAGTCCTTAACTTCTATTCTGTAAAAGGAGTTTTCGGCCCTGGTCACAACTCATTCTTTACTAACGAAGACGGCGAACTGATGATAGCTTATCATGGAGAGACTACTATAGATAGTACTCTTAGATGTGATGGTATAAGGCGAGTACACTTCAGAGCTGATGGCACGCCGTATTTCCAGATGTCTGCGGCAGAGGATCTGATGACGTATAGCGAAAGTCAAATATAA
- the hisC gene encoding histidinol-phosphate transaminase, translated as MSVKDLMREPLKGFQIYTAGGMMVKPGPGIIKLNANENQMGSSPKALEAMEKELSKCNLYPMESITNLKQKIAEHVGMPVSCITAFNGSGAGIQAVAEAFLNPDDELLICSPTYMQYYRLPAQFGAKLVEVFGKDGVSTDLDALSAAITDKTKLIYICNPNNPTGTLLCPDKLSTFIDDLPDHVVCVIDEAYIDWVADDSYPSMVSKVLCGKNVIVLRTFSKIYGLAGIRCGYAVASEEIITCLSAISGIFGTNRVAAAGAAAALEDKEFYKAAQDNNTEQRAYLSKELEKLGCTVVPSSTSFIYFAPHCDTKECMSYLESKGVYIRYFSEEYIRVSIGLPMQNQKFLDTIGEFIEKSCVKEKAV; from the coding sequence ATGTCAGTTAAAGATTTAATGAGAGAGCCACTTAAAGGATTTCAGATCTATACAGCAGGAGGCATGATGGTAAAGCCGGGCCCCGGCATCATAAAACTTAATGCTAATGAAAATCAGATGGGATCAAGCCCCAAGGCACTTGAAGCCATGGAAAAGGAACTTAGTAAGTGTAATCTGTATCCAATGGAGTCTATTACGAATCTTAAGCAGAAGATAGCAGAGCATGTAGGAATGCCGGTGAGCTGTATCACAGCCTTTAATGGATCAGGAGCCGGAATTCAGGCAGTTGCAGAAGCTTTCCTTAATCCTGATGATGAACTTCTTATCTGTTCACCAACATATATGCAGTACTACAGACTTCCTGCCCAGTTTGGTGCAAAGCTTGTAGAGGTTTTTGGCAAAGATGGTGTGAGTACAGATCTTGATGCACTTTCGGCTGCAATTACTGATAAAACAAAGCTTATATATATCTGTAATCCTAACAATCCTACAGGTACGCTTCTGTGTCCGGACAAGCTTTCAACCTTTATTGATGATCTTCCTGATCACGTTGTATGTGTTATAGATGAAGCTTATATAGACTGGGTGGCAGATGACTCTTATCCCAGCATGGTCTCAAAGGTTCTGTGCGGCAAAAATGTTATCGTACTTCGAACATTCTCTAAGATATACGGACTTGCAGGTATCAGATGCGGATACGCTGTAGCAAGTGAAGAGATCATAACTTGTCTTAGTGCAATATCAGGTATCTTTGGAACTAACAGGGTTGCGGCAGCAGGCGCAGCAGCTGCGCTGGAAGATAAAGAGTTCTATAAGGCAGCACAGGACAACAATACAGAGCAAAGAGCTTATCTTTCAAAAGAACTTGAAAAGCTTGGTTGTACGGTAGTGCCGAGTTCTACAAGCTTTATCTATTTTGCACCGCACTGTGATACTAAGGAATGCATGAGTTATCTTGAATCTAAAGGGGTTTATATAAGATACTTTTCCGAAGAATATATTCGTGTTAGTATAGGTCTTCCTATGCAGAATCAGAAGTTCCTTGACACTATCGGAGAATTTATTGAAAAGAGCTGTGTAAAAGAGAAGGCAGTATAA
- a CDS encoding peptide ABC transporter substrate-binding protein yields MRKVFKKVVATGLALSMLLGMSACGDKNKAGDTASAAGNYKSITTTMSMESGTLDSAGITSYWWWSYTSLATAPLVELAADGSYKNILADSYEVNDDMTVYTFHIKEDANWNNGDAVTAADFLNTITRALDPDCGNGYSTMLLCIKGAEAIYKEGADISTLGVECPDDKTIIFNLTEPTAYFMDLLTLPVFIPTHRELQTETNGPWSMGEDMDALVSCGPFYMAEYVPNQYCVYKKNDSYVLKDEIHLDEVKTMAMEDTQAIISAYKTGELDIATADYTVLEEYDGSDELVKYVATTSNYELFDITKPPFDDVRVREAFSISIDRDAVATACGTNYIGTSFFVGTGVISKASGKTWSEEAGGELLTYDVERAKELLAEAGYPNGEGFPTVTYKYPSTQIESDIAQALQAQWKENLGIEVQLEAQETQVNISDRRAGDFDICRMQWTADFIDPYTYLSMYRTTDSYNDNGTNCSEYDALMEESNKESDPVKRYELLHEAEKILVADYFWAIPVVNRETIVLMNPKLTNRIVDPSRGNIRTKYLDIE; encoded by the coding sequence ATGAGAAAAGTATTTAAGAAAGTTGTGGCTACAGGCCTGGCATTAAGTATGCTACTAGGGATGAGCGCCTGCGGTGATAAGAATAAGGCAGGCGATACGGCTTCGGCAGCAGGCAACTACAAGTCAATAACTACTACAATGTCTATGGAGTCAGGTACTCTTGATAGTGCCGGTATCACTTCATATTGGTGGTGGAGTTATACTTCTCTTGCAACAGCACCGCTTGTAGAGCTTGCTGCAGATGGAAGTTACAAGAATATCCTGGCAGATTCCTATGAAGTTAATGATGATATGACAGTATATACTTTCCATATCAAGGAAGATGCAAACTGGAATAATGGAGATGCAGTAACAGCTGCAGACTTTTTGAACACGATCACAAGGGCTCTTGATCCTGATTGTGGTAATGGATACTCAACAATGCTCTTATGTATTAAAGGAGCAGAAGCCATCTATAAGGAAGGCGCTGATATATCAACGCTTGGAGTTGAGTGCCCCGACGATAAGACGATCATCTTCAATCTTACAGAGCCTACGGCATATTTTATGGATCTTCTGACACTTCCGGTATTTATCCCGACCCATAGAGAACTTCAGACAGAAACAAATGGCCCCTGGTCAATGGGCGAAGATATGGATGCACTGGTAAGCTGCGGACCATTCTATATGGCTGAATATGTTCCAAATCAGTATTGCGTATATAAGAAAAATGATAGCTATGTTTTAAAAGATGAGATCCATCTTGATGAAGTAAAGACAATGGCTATGGAAGATACACAGGCAATAATCAGTGCATATAAGACAGGTGAACTTGATATAGCAACAGCAGATTATACAGTTCTTGAAGAATATGATGGTAGCGATGAGCTCGTAAAATATGTTGCAACAACAAGTAACTATGAACTCTTTGATATAACAAAGCCACCATTTGATGATGTAAGAGTAAGAGAAGCATTTTCGATCTCAATTGACAGGGATGCTGTAGCAACAGCCTGCGGTACGAATTATATCGGCACATCATTTTTTGTAGGAACAGGTGTTATATCCAAGGCTTCAGGTAAGACCTGGTCAGAAGAAGCTGGAGGAGAGCTTTTGACCTATGATGTAGAAAGAGCAAAAGAACTTCTTGCAGAAGCCGGTTATCCAAATGGAGAAGGCTTCCCTACAGTAACTTATAAGTATCCAAGTACTCAGATAGAATCCGATATAGCTCAGGCCCTTCAGGCTCAGTGGAAAGAAAATCTCGGAATCGAAGTACAGCTTGAAGCTCAGGAAACACAGGTAAATATTTCAGACAGACGTGCAGGAGATTTTGATATCTGCAGAATGCAGTGGACAGCAGACTTTATTGATCCATATACATATCTTTCAATGTACAGAACAACAGATTCCTACAATGATAACGGTACAAACTGCAGTGAATACGATGCTCTTATGGAAGAGTCCAATAAAGAATCTGATCCTGTAAAGAGGTATGAACTCTTACACGAAGCAGAAAAGATACTTGTAGCAGATTATTTCTGGGCAATTCCTGTAGTAAACAGGGAGACAATAGTACTAATGAATCCTAAGCTTACAAACAGGATCGTCGATCCATCAAGAGGAAATATAAGAACCAAGTATCTTGATATTGAGTAA
- a CDS encoding ABC transporter ATP-binding protein, with protein MEENVLEVKRLTKFFEVNRGIKPQVVQAVNDISFEVKKGETFGLVGESGCGKSSLGRTILRIYEPTNGEILFDGKDITKLSRKQMLPYRQKLQMIFQDPYASLNPRFTVGEIIGEPMEIHNIGTPKTRQKKVQELLEIVGLKPDHIRRYPHEFSGGQRQRIGIARTLALDPEFIVCDEPISALDVSIQAQVINLLEDIQKATGISYLFIAHDLGMVKHISHRIGVMYLGHMVEVGTSNDVYKKPLHPYSKALLSAEPIPDPNTARRKKRILLEGEIPSPINPPKGCPFNTRCPYAVAECFHQMPANFKVDNRQVSCFLYAPKYLRMRENLSIENLA; from the coding sequence ATGGAAGAGAATGTATTAGAAGTAAAAAGACTTACAAAGTTTTTTGAAGTAAACAGGGGAATAAAACCTCAGGTGGTTCAGGCTGTTAACGACATATCATTTGAAGTAAAAAAAGGAGAAACCTTCGGTCTTGTAGGCGAATCGGGATGTGGCAAGAGCAGTCTTGGTCGAACCATATTAAGGATATATGAACCAACTAACGGAGAGATACTTTTTGACGGAAAAGATATTACAAAATTATCCAGAAAGCAGATGCTCCCATACAGGCAGAAGCTCCAGATGATATTTCAGGATCCATATGCATCACTTAATCCTAGATTTACAGTTGGTGAGATCATAGGAGAGCCTATGGAGATCCATAATATTGGCACACCGAAAACCAGACAGAAGAAGGTTCAGGAACTTCTGGAAATCGTAGGGCTTAAGCCTGATCATATCAGAAGATATCCACATGAATTCTCCGGTGGACAGAGGCAGAGAATAGGAATTGCAAGAACACTTGCTCTTGATCCTGAATTTATAGTATGTGATGAACCTATATCAGCTCTTGACGTATCGATTCAGGCACAGGTCATTAACCTTTTGGAAGATATTCAGAAGGCGACCGGAATAAGTTATCTTTTTATAGCTCATGACCTTGGAATGGTTAAACATATAAGTCACAGGATTGGCGTTATGTATTTGGGACACATGGTGGAAGTAGGGACATCCAATGATGTGTATAAAAAACCACTTCATCCTTATTCCAAAGCACTTCTAAGTGCAGAACCCATACCAGATCCTAATACAGCCAGAAGGAAAAAGAGAATCCTTTTAGAAGGAGAGATTCCAAGTCCTATCAACCCTCCAAAGGGATGTCCGTTTAATACAAGATGTCCATATGCGGTGGCAGAATGTTTCCATCAAATGCCGGCGAATTTTAAGGTTGATAACAGACAGGTCTCATGTTTCTTATATGCACCTAAATATCTGAGAATGAGAGAAAACTTAAGTATTGAAAATCTTGCTTAA